In one window of Paraflavitalea soli DNA:
- a CDS encoding rRNA adenine methyltransferase produces the protein MFFDTNNPIVRKCADGMMLEGIGQEAEARQAFSDAWNMATTDTEKCIAAHYIARQQPTPAEKLIWDERALGYAQQVTDDNIKEGFPSLYLNIAKGYEDLNNLAAARENYRLAQSFIQYLPEDGYGKMIRGGISQGIERMG, from the coding sequence ATGTTTTTCGATACCAACAACCCCATCGTCAGGAAATGTGCCGACGGCATGATGCTGGAAGGCATTGGACAAGAGGCGGAAGCCCGCCAGGCTTTTAGTGATGCCTGGAATATGGCCACAACAGATACGGAGAAGTGTATTGCCGCGCATTATATTGCCAGGCAACAGCCCACACCAGCAGAAAAGCTGATCTGGGATGAAAGAGCATTGGGTTATGCCCAACAAGTAACGGACGACAATATCAAAGAAGGCTTTCCTTCCTTATACCTCAATATCGCCAAAGGGTATGAAGACCTGAATAACCTGGCTGCGGCGCGGGAAAACTACCGGCTGGCGCAATCCTTTATTCAATACCTGCCTGAGGATGGGTATGGTAAGATGATCAGGGGCGGCATAAGCCAGGGCATTGAGCGGATGGGTTGA
- a CDS encoding DUF2268 domain-containing putative Zn-dependent protease (predicted Zn-dependent protease with a strongly conserved HExxH motif), whose product MKKLLLICCLLQVQVVLAQSTTYNYKDLLYYQHALYLRTPSVYLNAAGARAQAGDTAAAIGFIREAIALHLYDTNAVCTDNKLKFITQTRYWAPLRKSILANRAGLGDPNQMQVVTSDIASFWKVFDQAHKPGADKLIMDEYIMKGSQGLRTLFEVRMKTQVSRIVETIRTHKTYFESIRPVTLQLHRLAPRMIEAARKLKALYPAAIFPPTTFSIGVFGALGTPDGYSGQLIGAEFLCDSNTVNKAALSDRERMGLTDTSTLFSVLIHELIHVEQQTAASNTLLAQSVNEGAADLITWLLLGYHLNNQQHAYGNAHEAALWTRFKQQMNGEDVSEWLYNSRTAPPGIPGDLGYYMGYKICEAYYNKASDKKQAVKDMLTIADFGRFLEQSGYGPEGRQ is encoded by the coding sequence ATGAAAAAACTGCTGCTGATCTGCTGCCTGTTACAAGTGCAAGTGGTACTTGCACAATCGACCACCTATAATTACAAGGACCTTCTGTATTATCAGCATGCGCTTTACCTGCGTACACCTTCTGTATACCTGAATGCTGCCGGCGCCAGGGCCCAGGCGGGGGATACAGCCGCGGCAATCGGGTTTATCAGGGAGGCGATCGCTTTACACCTGTACGATACGAATGCTGTGTGTACGGACAACAAACTCAAATTCATTACGCAAACAAGGTATTGGGCGCCGCTGCGCAAAAGCATTCTGGCCAATAGAGCTGGGCTGGGAGATCCCAACCAAATGCAGGTAGTGACAAGTGATATTGCTTCTTTCTGGAAGGTCTTTGACCAGGCGCACAAACCGGGCGCGGATAAGCTCATCATGGATGAATATATTATGAAGGGTTCGCAGGGATTGCGCACCTTGTTTGAAGTGCGGATGAAGACGCAGGTGAGCCGTATTGTTGAAACCATAAGAACGCACAAGACGTATTTTGAAAGTATCCGTCCTGTTACTTTGCAATTACACAGGCTGGCGCCCCGTATGATCGAAGCGGCCCGGAAATTGAAAGCCTTATATCCAGCCGCCATCTTTCCACCGACTACTTTTTCAATTGGTGTGTTTGGGGCGCTGGGTACTCCGGACGGTTATTCGGGACAGTTGATCGGGGCGGAATTTCTGTGTGACAGCAATACGGTTAACAAAGCGGCACTAAGCGATAGAGAGCGTATGGGATTAACAGATACCTCTACCCTATTCAGTGTACTTATTCATGAACTGATCCATGTGGAGCAGCAAACGGCAGCCAGCAATACGCTGCTGGCCCAGAGTGTGAATGAAGGCGCTGCCGATCTTATTACCTGGCTGCTACTGGGCTATCACCTCAATAACCAGCAGCATGCTTATGGCAATGCGCATGAAGCGGCGTTGTGGACAAGGTTCAAACAGCAAATGAATGGTGAAGATGTTTCGGAATGGTTGTACAATAGCCGGACTGCGCCACCTGGGATACCTGGTGATCTAGGTTATTATATGGGGTATAAGATATGTGAAGCCTATTATAATAAGGCCAGTGATAAAAAGCAGGCGGTAAAAGATATGCTGACGATCGCGGATTTTGGCCGCTTCCTGGAGCAAAGCGGGTATGGACCTGAGGGAAGGCAATAA
- a CDS encoding papain-like cysteine protease family protein, translated as MPLPVPPIQRQNRTKWCWAACTVYVCTLYRSHPGITQGSFVARALNRPICQTNFPHPDCNTMFDIGTAFNLVGHLAGSPVDGALSPQELTDLFRQGGRPIGCQIRFPALGHAVVIADIRIDTAGRLFLVVADPGSGTINTVPYEMFRTNYLSMGGRWIRTYLTQQQNQS; from the coding sequence ATGCCACTACCCGTTCCGCCCATACAACGGCAAAACCGAACCAAATGGTGCTGGGCCGCCTGCACCGTTTATGTGTGTACCCTATACAGGTCGCATCCCGGCATCACCCAGGGAAGTTTTGTTGCCCGCGCATTGAATAGGCCCATATGCCAAACCAATTTTCCGCATCCCGATTGCAACACCATGTTCGATATAGGTACTGCTTTCAATCTTGTTGGTCACCTGGCAGGCAGTCCGGTCGATGGCGCATTGTCTCCACAAGAGCTGACCGATCTGTTCAGGCAGGGCGGCAGGCCCATTGGTTGCCAGATCAGGTTCCCTGCACTGGGTCACGCCGTTGTGATCGCCGATATCAGGATAGACACCGCAGGCCGCCTTTTCCTGGTAGTAGCCGATCCTGGCAGCGGCACCATCAATACCGTTCCCTACGAAATGTTCCGCACCAATTACCTCAGTATGGGTGGCCGCTGGATACGCACCTATTTAACACAACAACAAAATCAAAGTTAA
- a CDS encoding GNAT family N-acetyltransferase has translation MESGIQLIKAASRQEFEDGKTLFQQYAQSLHFDLGFQQFDKELDTIATKYNAPEGALILAYDNGKPIACIAVRQLEDQVAELKRMYVNPAWRGHQLGQRLLTAALTEAKKLRYRSIRLDTVPEMQSAIKLYHAFGFVVIDPYRYNPMPGAIYMEKTL, from the coding sequence ATGGAATCAGGCATTCAATTGATCAAAGCCGCCAGCCGGCAGGAGTTTGAAGATGGTAAAACATTGTTTCAGCAATATGCCCAATCACTCCATTTCGACCTGGGCTTCCAGCAGTTTGATAAAGAGCTCGACACCATTGCCACCAAATACAATGCCCCTGAAGGTGCACTCATACTGGCGTATGATAATGGCAAGCCAATCGCTTGTATAGCCGTCAGGCAGTTGGAAGATCAGGTAGCAGAGTTGAAAAGAATGTATGTAAACCCCGCCTGGAGGGGCCACCAACTGGGTCAGCGATTGCTGACAGCCGCCCTTACCGAAGCAAAAAAACTCCGTTACAGGTCCATCAGGCTCGATACCGTACCTGAAATGCAGTCCGCCATCAAACTATACCACGCATTTGGATTTGTGGTAATAGATCCTTACCGTTACAATCCCATGCCGGGCGCTATTTATATGGAAAAAACATTATAG
- a CDS encoding T9SS type A sorting domain-containing protein, translating to MRNKLFLIIMILAAAISLPAQTYEIRAVNKGGGVVGVEMRITAGAPPTTADYVTDLVFGLRWLSSYNVDLENTLTTTYHVAKSGTRKTQGAYHFQAFYADQTPYLFPANWTLNTWVEILSVRNTMTGSGVGTFDVVATGFDVTTEPNFGVSLADFAPAVMASATLVALPINLTRFDATTRQRTIVLQWATDQEINAKGFEVERAEQGNPSNFKRLGAVASKGLAGGAYEWVDRDVVGGIKYYYRLKQIDLDERFKYSDTKVASIDEQGNNNIQLWPNPVEKELQVTFGGSVAANQVLLKITDARGRVVMQKDYHLSTGRKATLNVVTLVQGQYFLSVEDGKTVWGVKTFVKQ from the coding sequence ATGCGCAATAAATTATTTCTAATAATTATGATCCTGGCGGCGGCTATCAGCCTGCCGGCCCAGACTTACGAAATCAGGGCGGTAAACAAAGGCGGCGGTGTGGTAGGCGTGGAAATGCGGATCACGGCCGGTGCGCCCCCCACTACGGCGGACTATGTAACGGACCTGGTATTTGGTCTGCGGTGGCTGTCCAGTTACAATGTAGACCTGGAGAATACGCTAACCACTACGTATCATGTAGCCAAATCGGGCACACGTAAAACGCAGGGAGCTTATCATTTCCAGGCTTTCTACGCAGACCAAACACCCTATTTGTTTCCGGCTAACTGGACGCTGAACACCTGGGTAGAGATATTGTCGGTACGCAACACGATGACGGGCAGCGGAGTAGGCACTTTTGATGTGGTGGCTACCGGGTTTGATGTGACCACGGAGCCCAATTTTGGGGTGAGCCTGGCAGATTTTGCGCCGGCTGTGATGGCCAGCGCCACGCTGGTGGCCCTGCCGATCAATCTTACGCGATTTGACGCCACGACACGGCAGCGCACGATCGTGCTGCAATGGGCTACTGACCAGGAGATCAATGCAAAGGGATTTGAGGTGGAGCGCGCTGAACAGGGTAACCCTTCGAACTTCAAGCGGCTGGGCGCGGTAGCCAGTAAAGGGCTTGCGGGCGGCGCGTATGAATGGGTGGACCGGGACGTAGTGGGCGGCATTAAATATTATTACCGGCTGAAACAGATCGATCTCGATGAGCGGTTTAAGTATTCTGATACCAAGGTGGCGAGTATCGATGAGCAGGGTAATAACAATATCCAATTATGGCCCAACCCGGTGGAGAAGGAACTGCAGGTAACTTTTGGTGGCAGTGTGGCGGCTAACCAGGTATTGCTAAAAATAACGGATGCGCGGGGGCGCGTGGTGATGCAGAAGGATTATCACCTCAGTACGGGCAGAAAGGCAACCTTAAACGTGGTGACGCTGGTGCAGGGGCAATATTTCCTGTCGGTGGAGGATGGCAAGACGGTATGGGGTGTGAAGACATTTGTAAAGCAGTAG
- a CDS encoding HEPN domain-containing protein, translating to MKLESKYLQKLNECNPNELHIIISDFYNWAIQSDKKEIVYGSGQELGSSPALRLVYSNAGKVLSFEYEDLVIMKKIINSVETNLLAHVSKFSSEIVFTSVLLKDRYIRYRNVALLRPVAEKNELCINRNCPAILEFSYLGSSHERVDGDRRNRKLAEILWFMNTVLIITIKIANTSGGEHYGTVSRSRLGEFHSPNNVLFFKRYSTILPERILDKLDYRELDHDIIFEKLAIFPEGSVDNATYYSTMIYEDYSLYTPECMHFAMDKFISMENENLINSTYWFNQAILKEDGDLYSCIIALATSLECLIDKTSEKCKECGQEKFSIKKKVLTLVKDYSGDLTKGNDSITNMIGYFYDIRSDIVHGKALPLVGIPNQRDFDPIINSTTFRINHFIFIVRIVILNFCLDKHLTKEISHMRRLV from the coding sequence ATGAAGCTTGAGTCTAAATACTTGCAAAAACTTAACGAGTGCAACCCTAATGAATTGCATATTATAATAAGTGATTTTTATAACTGGGCAATACAGTCAGATAAGAAAGAAATCGTTTACGGATCTGGACAGGAATTAGGGAGCAGTCCTGCCTTAAGATTAGTTTATTCAAATGCAGGCAAAGTGCTCAGTTTTGAATACGAGGACTTGGTGATTATGAAAAAAATAATCAATAGTGTTGAAACAAATTTGCTAGCACACGTTTCTAAATTTAGTAGTGAGATTGTATTTACATCTGTGCTTTTAAAGGATAGGTACATAAGATATCGAAACGTTGCTCTTCTAAGGCCAGTTGCTGAAAAAAATGAACTGTGTATTAATCGGAATTGTCCAGCTATATTAGAATTTTCTTATCTCGGTTCTAGCCACGAGCGAGTTGATGGAGACAGAAGAAACAGAAAACTTGCTGAGATTCTATGGTTCATGAACACGGTTTTAATAATTACTATAAAGATTGCGAACACTAGTGGTGGTGAGCACTATGGAACTGTTAGCCGATCACGGCTTGGGGAATTTCATTCACCCAATAATGTGCTTTTCTTTAAAAGATATTCAACTATTTTGCCCGAAAGAATTTTAGATAAATTAGATTATAGAGAGTTAGATCATGATATTATTTTTGAAAAGCTAGCTATTTTCCCAGAAGGGAGTGTGGATAATGCTACTTACTACTCTACAATGATTTACGAGGACTACAGTTTATACACTCCCGAATGTATGCATTTTGCCATGGATAAATTTATTTCTATGGAGAATGAGAATTTGATTAATAGCACTTATTGGTTTAATCAAGCTATTTTGAAAGAAGATGGTGATTTGTACTCCTGCATCATAGCTTTAGCTACCTCCCTGGAATGTCTTATTGACAAAACTTCTGAAAAATGTAAAGAATGTGGCCAAGAGAAATTTAGCATCAAAAAAAAGGTACTAACATTGGTGAAGGATTATTCTGGAGATTTGACTAAAGGGAATGATAGCATAACAAATATGATAGGATACTTTTATGATATTAGGTCAGATATTGTTCACGGGAAAGCATTGCCACTGGTAGGTATACCCAATCAACGCGACTTTGATCCAATTATTAATAGTACTACATTTAGAATCAATCATTTTATATTCATTGTGAGAATCGTTATTCTTAACTTTTGCCTCGATAAACACCTCACAAAAGAGATAAGTCACATGAGGCGATTAGTCTGA
- a CDS encoding collagen-like triple helix repeat-containing protein: MKLFLRSLPLLLLTTTTLFLASCGKDGDPGKDGAQGPAGSKGDKGDKGDPGAVGTANVIYSAWLDVPYKPDTVHLAGGGIDTIGWYATIDAPKLSKTLLATGEVKVYVNLNESSDPVIAPLPYVDNSGIIIRYIAYEKAIEIDSNIDAGTILSGGKKYQQYRYVLIPGGTQARTATGSVDWNNYKSVQAFLGLKD; encoded by the coding sequence ATGAAACTTTTTTTACGTTCTTTACCCCTGCTGTTATTGACAACAACTACCTTATTTCTTGCCTCCTGCGGCAAAGACGGCGATCCCGGTAAAGATGGCGCGCAAGGTCCTGCTGGTTCCAAAGGCGACAAAGGTGATAAGGGTGACCCCGGCGCCGTGGGAACCGCCAATGTCATCTATTCCGCCTGGCTCGATGTACCGTACAAGCCCGATACCGTACACCTGGCAGGAGGCGGCATTGATACCATTGGATGGTATGCCACCATCGATGCCCCCAAACTGTCCAAGACCCTGCTGGCAACCGGAGAGGTAAAAGTATATGTAAACCTCAATGAGTCTTCTGATCCTGTCATCGCCCCCTTGCCTTATGTAGACAATAGTGGCATCATTATTCGTTATATCGCCTATGAAAAAGCGATTGAGATTGATTCCAATATTGATGCAGGCACAATTCTTAGTGGAGGCAAAAAATACCAGCAATACCGTTACGTGCTAATCCCCGGCGGCACACAAGCACGCACCGCCACCGGGAGTGTCGATTGGAACAATTATAAATCAGTACAGGCATTCCTCGGTCTGAAAGATTAA
- a CDS encoding linear amide C-N hydrolase, with protein sequence MKQVAALLLLMIFTGTSFACSTFLLSKNGRHVFGRNYDWVSGNGMIMVNARGVSKSSFGQDGDKALAWVAAYGSITFNQFGKEFPHGGMNEKGLVVELMWLNETVYPEADKRAALNELQWIQYQLDNCSTIDEVIATDKKLRIDRADAAPLHYLVADARGRAATIEFIMGKMIVHQGKDLTYPVLTNTRYDEAVKEVKDTKKQGNFDNSVERFATACSMVNQYQATNSNQDPIDYGFTILNKIAQPGYTKWSIVYDITNLQVYCITDQQRQRKQISLRDIDLSCTGTMPALNLGSSQKGNVSKLFTPLSYEQNKTLIARSVRESSSQINVSQASVDKAAAYYKEVHCK encoded by the coding sequence ATGAAGCAAGTTGCCGCTCTCCTCCTGTTGATGATCTTCACAGGAACCTCTTTTGCCTGTTCCACCTTTTTACTGAGTAAAAACGGCCGGCATGTTTTTGGTCGTAATTACGATTGGGTAAGCGGCAATGGTATGATAATGGTCAATGCAAGAGGGGTAAGCAAAAGTTCCTTTGGACAAGATGGCGACAAAGCCCTGGCCTGGGTGGCAGCTTATGGCAGTATTACCTTCAACCAATTTGGCAAGGAGTTTCCCCACGGCGGTATGAATGAAAAGGGGCTGGTGGTTGAACTGATGTGGTTGAATGAAACGGTATACCCGGAGGCGGACAAACGGGCTGCGCTGAATGAATTGCAGTGGATACAATACCAGCTCGACAATTGCTCCACTATCGATGAGGTGATCGCCACGGATAAAAAACTACGTATTGACCGGGCCGATGCGGCACCACTGCACTACCTGGTAGCGGATGCCAGGGGACGTGCTGCAACGATCGAATTCATCATGGGTAAAATGATCGTGCACCAGGGTAAGGACCTCACCTACCCTGTGCTCACGAATACGCGATATGATGAAGCTGTGAAGGAAGTAAAGGATACAAAAAAGCAAGGGAACTTCGATAATTCGGTGGAGCGGTTTGCCACGGCCTGCAGTATGGTCAATCAATACCAGGCTACCAACAGTAACCAGGATCCTATCGATTACGGTTTTACTATCCTCAACAAAATAGCACAACCAGGTTATACGAAATGGAGCATTGTGTACGACATCACCAATCTGCAGGTATATTGTATTACAGATCAGCAACGGCAGCGCAAGCAAATCTCACTCCGGGATATTGATCTTAGTTGTACAGGTACTATGCCTGCGCTGAACCTGGGATCCTCACAAAAAGGGAATGTATCGAAGTTATTTACGCCGCTTTCCTACGAACAGAACAAAACGCTTATCGCCCGTTCGGTCCGGGAAAGCAGCAGCCAGATCAATGTGTCGCAAGCCTCGGTGGACAAAGCAGCGGCTTATTACAAGGAAGTGCATTGTAAGTAA
- a CDS encoding protein-disulfide reductase DsbD domain-containing protein — translation MRSKQLLTAICFLALPILASAQVLSPVNWNFSSKKINAQTWQVQITATIQSGWHLYAQEAGEGPVPTTIKFTQNPLVTASGKLKEVGKLRKSFDRNFNAELKYYENQVSFVQTVTLVGKAATDVRGSIEFMVCNDHECLPPRKVDFKVAVGGK, via the coding sequence ATGCGTTCAAAACAACTGTTAACCGCTATTTGCTTCCTGGCTTTACCCATTTTGGCCAGCGCCCAGGTATTGAGCCCCGTAAATTGGAACTTCTCATCCAAAAAGATCAACGCGCAAACCTGGCAGGTACAGATCACCGCTACCATTCAATCAGGCTGGCACCTGTACGCACAGGAAGCAGGAGAGGGACCCGTACCCACTACTATTAAGTTCACCCAAAATCCATTGGTAACCGCCAGCGGAAAACTGAAAGAAGTAGGTAAGTTGCGTAAGTCATTCGACAGGAATTTCAATGCAGAGCTTAAATACTACGAGAACCAGGTATCCTTTGTACAAACAGTCACCCTTGTAGGAAAAGCCGCCACCGATGTAAGAGGCTCTATAGAATTCATGGTTTGTAACGACCATGAATGCCTGCCCCCCAGGAAAGTAGACTTTAAGGTCGCCGTAGGAGGAAAATAG